A portion of the Hyalangium minutum genome contains these proteins:
- a CDS encoding MerR family transcriptional regulator: protein MSLTVSQVAKLAGVSVRTLHHYDEIGLLQPSGRSEAGYRLYEQLDLQRLQQVLFFKELGFPLEEISRIVRDPAFDLRAALLMQRRLLTERSTRVQALIGAVDAALDSLEKGTVMTKEEMFEVFGDFDPSKYEDEAQQRWGNTEAYKESARRTKRYTKQDWVRIKAEGEQIQRDLAAHLEAGHAPTDPAVLEVAERHRAYISRWFYPCSYEIHRGLGELYVNDPRFTENIDKLKPGLAAFTREAFRANAERAAG from the coding sequence ATGTCTCTGACCGTGAGCCAGGTCGCCAAGCTGGCGGGCGTCAGCGTGCGGACGCTGCACCACTATGACGAGATTGGCCTGCTCCAGCCCTCTGGGCGGAGCGAGGCGGGGTACCGGCTCTACGAGCAGCTGGACCTTCAGCGGCTGCAGCAGGTGCTCTTCTTCAAGGAGCTCGGCTTTCCGCTGGAGGAGATCTCCCGCATTGTCAGGGATCCGGCCTTCGACCTCCGGGCCGCACTGCTCATGCAGCGGCGGCTCCTCACCGAGCGGTCCACCCGCGTCCAGGCGCTCATTGGCGCGGTGGATGCGGCGCTCGACTCACTCGAGAAGGGAACGGTCATGACGAAGGAAGAGATGTTCGAGGTGTTCGGCGACTTCGATCCCTCGAAGTACGAGGACGAGGCTCAGCAGCGCTGGGGCAATACCGAGGCCTACAAGGAGTCCGCTCGGCGGACGAAGCGCTACACGAAGCAGGACTGGGTGCGCATCAAGGCCGAGGGCGAGCAGATCCAGCGCGACCTGGCGGCGCACCTGGAGGCCGGGCACGCGCCCACGGATCCCGCGGTGCTGGAGGTGGCCGAGCGCCACCGCGCTTACATCTCCCGGTGGTTCTACCCGTGCTCGTACGAGATCCATCGAGGGCTCGGCGAGCTGTACGTGAACGATCCGCGCTTCACGGAGAACATCGACAAGCTGAAGCCGGGGCTCGCGGCGTTCACGCGGGAAGCGTTCCGGGCCAACGCCGAGCGCGCGGCCGGGTAG
- a CDS encoding esterase/lipase family protein, translating to MNARLLLAVLMLGALGCSSEFHAAAAGPTHPVVFAHGMGGFNNILGFDYWGNDYGVFVGDPCNGFFELNCNPYLDDRQQTFIAQVPAFESSEVRGLDLAADIEGYMATAGAGFVNIIGHSQGALDARKAARVLYERRGYTAVKVLISVSGPHRGSPVARYILEKGPGVTDVLDTLAKYFGDSVYEQGNDGYAGAMQLIYDDFDADDGKVTGMKAFNLAYPVDSQYAARYLSVITAQDGLSVNPALFLLNTFFFDIDGNGYCSNDCGKDGIAGMGDGVKNEADDDGMVGINSQQVGYRLNYREKLIGRGTVTTVSNLGFVDSANEPTFEQATSSEFILHQDHLDVIGVGPDTFDELGFYAALIDSIARFDLPPRRWLFPPFKPSPEPNTENP from the coding sequence ATGAATGCGCGCCTCCTGCTCGCGGTGTTGATGCTGGGAGCACTGGGGTGTTCCTCCGAGTTCCATGCAGCCGCCGCCGGGCCAACGCACCCGGTCGTGTTCGCCCATGGGATGGGGGGCTTCAACAACATCCTCGGGTTCGACTACTGGGGAAACGACTACGGGGTGTTCGTCGGGGACCCGTGCAACGGGTTCTTCGAGCTCAACTGCAACCCCTACCTGGATGACCGCCAGCAGACCTTCATCGCCCAGGTCCCGGCGTTCGAGTCCTCCGAGGTCCGCGGGCTCGATCTGGCCGCGGACATCGAGGGCTACATGGCCACCGCCGGGGCGGGCTTCGTCAACATCATCGGACACTCCCAGGGAGCCCTCGATGCGCGCAAGGCGGCCCGGGTGCTGTACGAGCGGCGCGGGTACACAGCCGTCAAGGTGCTGATCAGCGTCTCCGGGCCGCACCGGGGCTCGCCCGTGGCCCGCTACATCTTGGAGAAGGGGCCGGGCGTCACCGACGTGCTCGACACCCTGGCCAAGTACTTCGGCGACTCTGTCTACGAGCAGGGCAATGACGGGTACGCGGGTGCGATGCAGCTCATCTACGACGACTTCGATGCGGACGACGGCAAGGTGACGGGCATGAAGGCGTTCAACCTCGCGTACCCAGTGGACTCCCAGTATGCGGCCCGCTACCTCTCGGTGATCACCGCGCAGGATGGGTTGAGCGTGAACCCGGCCCTCTTTCTCCTCAACACGTTCTTCTTCGACATCGACGGCAACGGGTACTGCTCGAATGACTGTGGGAAGGATGGGATCGCCGGCATGGGCGATGGGGTGAAGAACGAGGCCGATGATGACGGGATGGTGGGCATCAACTCGCAGCAGGTGGGCTACCGGCTGAACTACCGGGAGAAGCTCATCGGGCGAGGGACGGTCACCACCGTCTCCAATCTGGGCTTCGTGGACTCCGCGAATGAACCCACCTTCGAGCAGGCCACCTCCTCAGAGTTCATCCTCCACCAGGACCACCTCGACGTGATCGGCGTGGGCCCGGACACCTTCGACGAGCTGGGGTTCTACGCCGCCCTCATCGACTCGATCGCCCGCTTCGACCTGCCGCCGAGGCGCTGGCTCTTCCCGCCCTTCAAGCCCTCGCCCGAGCCGAATACCGAAAACCCATGA
- a CDS encoding class I SAM-dependent methyltransferase, translated as MTRLRDDATPRRFAWLWLCLMTITAGACRSERTSTQEQPTELHGVGGVEGVDAAYDRSRQPAKLVAALGIAPGQRVADVGAGLGYLTLRLSDAVGPTGQVVATDINDEALGMLRTRVSERKNIVVRKVPPDAPGLEKDAYDLILLSEVDHFFSDRVAYLTQLRSALTPNGRIAVTHLRAMRPPLVAAAEAAGYSVVSEYNGLPEHYLLFLQPVVSH; from the coding sequence ATGACTCGCCTTCGTGATGATGCAACGCCTCGCCGTTTCGCGTGGCTGTGGCTCTGTCTCATGACGATCACGGCAGGCGCCTGCCGCTCCGAGAGGACGTCCACACAGGAGCAACCCACCGAGCTGCATGGTGTTGGCGGAGTGGAAGGCGTGGATGCCGCGTATGACCGATCCCGTCAGCCCGCCAAGCTCGTCGCCGCGCTGGGGATTGCCCCGGGACAGCGGGTTGCCGATGTCGGGGCCGGTCTCGGTTACCTCACGCTGCGGCTCTCCGATGCGGTCGGTCCAACGGGACAGGTGGTCGCGACCGACATCAATGACGAGGCCCTTGGGATGCTTCGCACCCGTGTATCCGAGCGGAAAAACATCGTGGTGCGGAAGGTGCCACCGGACGCGCCTGGTCTCGAGAAAGACGCGTACGATCTGATCCTTCTCTCCGAGGTGGACCACTTCTTCTCCGACCGCGTGGCCTACCTGACCCAACTGCGTTCCGCACTCACTCCGAACGGCCGGATTGCGGTGACGCACCTTCGGGCGATGCGTCCACCACTGGTCGCCGCCGCCGAGGCTGCGGGCTACTCCGTCGTCTCCGAGTACAACGGCCTTCCGGAGCACTACCTGCTGTTCCTACAGCCTGTGGTCAGCCATTGA
- a CDS encoding DUF3089 domain-containing protein, which translates to MAGRSRKLLWGAGIVVALVAVSAALFGPKIAMILMFIQASKPPSTTFAATPQPPAPDYGSPASWAALPDRKDDADVVPAMDSTESQSAAPVDVFFLHPTTYFSNKTWNAPVDEPMARDIVEQDILRNQASAFNACCRVYAPRYRQVAYGAQQASPEEAGKAWDVAYSDVRAAFEYYLSHYNHGRPFIIASHSQGTMHALRLMEDFITGKPLREKLIAAYVLGVPIPTDVFAQTLPDVPLCNSPEQTGCAITWNAIGPTADTSLFHVLQHRYPSGKKASIVGKAVTCTNPLTWKTDEAPGERSAHLGGVRFAMGAGAPPKLDPALVDAQCRNGWLVITPPEPQTYREVLLGADMYHVYDYSLFYGNIRQNAQTRVKAFLQAFAPQTPP; encoded by the coding sequence ATGGCAGGTCGTTCGAGGAAGCTGCTCTGGGGTGCCGGTATCGTCGTGGCGCTGGTCGCTGTGTCGGCCGCGCTGTTCGGGCCGAAGATCGCGATGATCCTCATGTTCATCCAGGCCAGCAAGCCGCCGTCGACGACCTTCGCTGCCACGCCCCAGCCGCCAGCGCCCGACTACGGCTCCCCCGCAAGCTGGGCCGCACTTCCCGATCGCAAGGACGACGCGGACGTGGTGCCCGCCATGGACTCCACTGAGAGCCAGTCTGCTGCCCCTGTAGATGTCTTCTTCCTCCACCCCACCACGTACTTCAGCAACAAGACGTGGAATGCGCCGGTGGATGAGCCGATGGCGAGAGACATCGTCGAACAGGACATCCTCCGCAACCAGGCGAGCGCCTTCAACGCATGCTGCCGCGTCTACGCACCCCGCTACCGCCAGGTGGCGTATGGCGCACAGCAAGCTTCACCGGAGGAAGCAGGCAAGGCGTGGGACGTGGCCTACAGCGATGTACGTGCCGCCTTCGAGTACTACCTGAGCCACTACAACCACGGGCGGCCCTTCATCATCGCCTCACACAGCCAGGGGACGATGCACGCCCTCCGCCTGATGGAGGACTTCATCACCGGCAAGCCGCTGCGGGAGAAGTTGATCGCGGCCTATGTCCTCGGCGTCCCCATCCCGACGGATGTCTTTGCGCAGACCCTCCCCGACGTCCCGCTCTGCAACTCCCCCGAGCAGACCGGCTGCGCCATCACCTGGAACGCCATTGGCCCCACGGCGGATACGAGCCTCTTCCATGTCCTCCAGCACCGCTACCCGTCCGGGAAGAAGGCGTCCATTGTCGGCAAGGCGGTCACCTGTACCAACCCGCTCACCTGGAAGACGGATGAGGCGCCCGGGGAGCGCTCGGCCCACCTCGGAGGCGTGCGGTTCGCGATGGGGGCTGGCGCGCCGCCGAAGCTCGACCCGGCGCTGGTGGATGCACAGTGCCGCAATGGCTGGCTCGTCATCACCCCGCCTGAGCCCCAGACGTACCGTGAAGTCCTACTCGGCGCAGACATGTATCACGTGTATGACTACAGCCTGTTCTACGGGAACATCCGGCAGAACGCGCAGACCCGCGTGAAGGCATTCCTCCAGGCCTTCGCTCCTCAGACACCTCCGTGA
- a CDS encoding DUF1801 domain-containing protein translates to MEKATTTMKKAPPPLKKKKGVSKEGQGGDSASQLIDARIQELGDWRGKTLARVRALIKQADPEVVEEWKWGVPVWSHAGIICTGESYKSAVKLTFAKGASVGDPSGLFNSSLEGNTRRAIDFHEGDKIEAKALKELIRAAVALNMSSAGEREAVAKSSARKATKAAAKEPPVRYLSGGNPQIAKGDGDAPVQAYIAAMPGWKHDIGRRLDALIVRTVPGVRKAVKWNSPFYGAEGQGWFLSLHCFTKYVKVAFFRGASLRPIPPGESKSQDTRYLDIHEGDTLDEAQFARWVKQASKLPGERM, encoded by the coding sequence ATGGAGAAAGCGACAACGACCATGAAGAAAGCGCCCCCCCCCCTGAAGAAGAAGAAGGGCGTCTCGAAGGAAGGGCAAGGAGGAGACTCTGCCTCTCAGCTGATAGATGCGCGAATCCAGGAGCTGGGTGATTGGCGGGGCAAGACGCTCGCTCGGGTCCGAGCCCTCATCAAGCAGGCTGACCCCGAAGTCGTCGAGGAGTGGAAGTGGGGCGTTCCGGTGTGGTCGCACGCCGGAATCATCTGCACCGGTGAGTCGTACAAGAGCGCCGTGAAGCTGACCTTCGCCAAGGGCGCCTCGGTGGGGGATCCTTCAGGCCTCTTCAACTCCAGCCTCGAAGGCAACACCCGGCGCGCCATCGATTTCCATGAAGGCGACAAGATTGAGGCGAAGGCGTTGAAGGAGCTCATTCGCGCCGCTGTGGCACTGAACATGTCCTCTGCCGGCGAGCGCGAGGCGGTCGCCAAGTCATCAGCCCGTAAGGCTACGAAGGCCGCGGCGAAGGAACCACCGGTGCGCTACCTCTCAGGTGGCAACCCTCAGATCGCGAAGGGAGACGGCGACGCCCCCGTGCAGGCCTATATCGCGGCCATGCCGGGCTGGAAGCACGACATCGGGCGCCGCCTCGACGCGCTCATCGTTCGTACCGTTCCCGGTGTGCGCAAGGCGGTCAAATGGAACTCGCCGTTTTACGGAGCCGAGGGCCAGGGCTGGTTCCTCAGCCTCCATTGCTTCACGAAGTACGTCAAAGTGGCTTTCTTCCGCGGCGCGTCGCTGCGTCCTATTCCCCCCGGTGAGTCCAAGAGCCAGGATACGCGCTACCTCGACATCCACGAGGGCGACACGCTCGACGAAGCTCAATTCGCCCGTTGGGTGAAGCAAGCCAGCAAATTGCCCGGCGAACGAATGTGA
- a CDS encoding SDR family NAD(P)-dependent oxidoreductase, producing the protein MKNTQRASMPPDAALLAALPLDEVRRCTRLLEAMGEDRLLLARLPEPDRIALLSAASRVLHPDRRAKAQYVKALRRDRKQTKHDHDRVVRAKAGIRTLRSAAVFAAPQLPPPPPAEGPERILEVPRKCYVCKEEFRKLHFFYDSMCGTCADFNYAKRTQRAPLSGKIALITGARVKIGYQASLMLLRSGAQVIATTRFPNDAAQRYMREPDFAAWSHRLHLHGLDLRHAPSVELFTRHVEQVHPRLDILINNAAQTVRRPPGFYAHLLEGELRRFEELPAEARPLLAGHAQCVAAVHATLGAAGTGTSLVGPTWRSSDPALGIHSSAALSLLPYALEQESDTRSLFPEGRMDADLQQVDLRQMNSWRMKLAEVSTAEMLEVHLVNAVAPFILCGKLKPLMMRDRSSPGHIVNVSAMEGSFSRGTKTDKHPHTNMAKAALNMMTLTSAPDYAKDRIFMNAVDTGWVTDEDPVVFAERKQQEFDFHPPLDIVDGAARVVDPIISSENTGQFAWGNFFKDYRHTAW; encoded by the coding sequence ATGAAGAATACCCAGAGAGCTTCGATGCCACCGGACGCAGCGCTACTGGCTGCCTTGCCCTTGGATGAGGTGCGCCGGTGCACGCGCTTGCTCGAGGCCATGGGGGAGGACCGCCTCCTGCTAGCGAGGCTCCCAGAGCCGGATCGGATCGCGCTCCTATCCGCCGCCTCCCGCGTGCTGCACCCGGATCGACGTGCGAAGGCACAGTACGTGAAGGCGCTGAGGCGCGACCGGAAGCAGACGAAGCACGACCATGACCGCGTCGTCCGCGCGAAGGCTGGGATCCGGACGCTGCGCAGCGCCGCCGTGTTCGCGGCCCCGCAGCTGCCCCCGCCGCCGCCCGCGGAGGGGCCCGAGCGGATTCTCGAAGTGCCTCGCAAGTGCTACGTCTGCAAGGAAGAGTTCCGGAAGCTGCACTTCTTCTACGACTCGATGTGCGGTACGTGCGCGGACTTCAACTACGCCAAGCGGACCCAGCGGGCGCCGCTGTCCGGGAAGATCGCTTTGATCACCGGCGCGCGCGTGAAGATTGGCTATCAAGCGTCGCTGATGTTGCTCCGCTCGGGCGCTCAGGTGATTGCGACCACCCGGTTTCCGAATGACGCCGCGCAGCGCTACATGAGAGAGCCCGACTTCGCGGCGTGGTCGCATCGGCTGCACCTCCATGGGCTCGACTTGCGGCACGCCCCCAGCGTCGAGCTCTTCACACGGCACGTGGAGCAGGTGCACCCACGGTTGGACATCCTCATCAACAACGCCGCGCAGACGGTGCGCCGCCCGCCCGGCTTCTACGCGCACCTGCTGGAGGGCGAGTTGCGCCGCTTCGAGGAGCTCCCGGCAGAGGCTCGCCCGCTCCTCGCTGGACACGCGCAGTGCGTCGCGGCAGTGCACGCCACCCTGGGGGCAGCTGGCACCGGCACCTCCTTGGTCGGGCCCACCTGGCGCAGCAGTGATCCCGCGCTTGGCATCCACTCCTCCGCCGCGCTGTCGCTGCTCCCGTACGCCCTCGAGCAGGAGAGTGATACGCGCTCCCTCTTTCCCGAGGGAAGGATGGACGCGGATCTGCAGCAGGTCGACCTGCGGCAGATGAACTCCTGGCGGATGAAGCTTGCCGAGGTCTCCACAGCGGAGATGCTGGAGGTCCATCTGGTGAACGCAGTGGCGCCGTTCATCCTCTGCGGGAAGCTGAAGCCGCTGATGATGCGCGACCGCTCCTCGCCCGGCCACATCGTGAACGTCTCCGCGATGGAGGGCAGCTTCTCGCGCGGGACGAAGACGGACAAGCATCCGCACACCAACATGGCGAAGGCCGCGTTGAACATGATGACGCTGACCTCCGCACCGGACTACGCGAAGGACCGCATCTTCATGAACGCGGTGGACACCGGCTGGGTGACCGATGAGGACCCAGTGGTGTTCGCGGAGCGCAAGCAGCAGGAGTTCGACTTTCATCCGCCTCTGGACATCGTGGATGGCGCAGCACGCGTGGTGGACCCGATCATCTCCTCGGAGAACACCGGCCAGTTCGCCTGGGGCAACTTCTTCAAAGACTATCGCCACACCGCCTGGTGA
- a CDS encoding esterase/lipase family protein yields the protein MKALRFALVALAAGAFGLSTQAQAGAARTTYPVVFAHGMGGFDNLLGVDYWGDDYGTFVGDPCSFLEIGCNEDIDGDQKAYVAQVPAFQSSEVRGLDLANDVEGFMATAGSSYVNLIGHSQGGIDIRKAARVLRERRGYTVVKVAISVSSPHRGSPVAKYILDLGPGVTSVISALATYYGNAIYQSGNDGYAGAKQLVYNDYDPNDGKTTGMKAFNVAYPVDSRYATRYASLITAQSGLSVNPALYLLKQFFFDIDGDGSCTDDCDNDGAAGRGDGVRNEDDDDGLVGINSQQMGYRLRYSESLLGFDSVSTDADRGYVSNLNAPTATQSTSTAAVINQDHLDVVGLGPDTFDEPEFYAAIIDYIASYD from the coding sequence ATGAAAGCACTGCGGTTTGCGCTCGTAGCGCTGGCAGCCGGAGCCTTCGGGCTCTCCACTCAGGCCCAGGCCGGAGCGGCCCGGACGACATACCCGGTCGTCTTTGCCCACGGCATGGGTGGCTTCGACAACCTCCTCGGCGTCGACTACTGGGGAGATGACTACGGCACCTTCGTGGGAGATCCGTGCTCGTTCCTGGAGATCGGCTGTAACGAGGACATCGACGGGGACCAGAAGGCCTACGTGGCCCAGGTGCCGGCGTTCCAGTCCTCCGAGGTGCGCGGCCTGGATCTGGCCAATGACGTGGAAGGCTTCATGGCCACGGCGGGCTCCTCGTACGTGAACCTGATTGGTCACTCGCAGGGTGGCATCGACATCCGCAAGGCGGCGCGGGTGTTGCGCGAGCGCCGCGGGTACACGGTGGTGAAGGTGGCGATCAGCGTGTCCTCGCCGCACCGGGGCTCGCCGGTGGCCAAGTACATCCTGGACCTGGGGCCTGGCGTCACCAGCGTCATCAGCGCGCTGGCCACGTACTACGGCAATGCCATCTACCAGTCGGGCAATGACGGGTACGCGGGCGCCAAGCAGCTCGTGTACAACGACTACGATCCGAACGATGGCAAGACCACGGGCATGAAGGCGTTCAACGTCGCGTACCCGGTGGACTCGCGGTATGCCACTCGCTACGCCTCGCTCATCACCGCGCAGTCCGGGCTCAGCGTGAACCCGGCGCTCTACTTGCTGAAGCAGTTCTTCTTCGACATCGACGGCGACGGCTCGTGCACGGACGACTGCGACAACGATGGTGCGGCTGGCCGGGGCGATGGCGTCCGCAACGAGGATGATGACGACGGGCTGGTGGGCATCAACTCGCAGCAGATGGGCTACCGGCTGCGCTACAGCGAGTCGCTGCTGGGCTTCGACTCGGTGAGCACGGACGCGGACCGTGGCTACGTGAGCAACCTCAACGCGCCCACGGCCACGCAGTCCACCTCCACGGCGGCCGTCATCAATCAGGACCACCTGGACGTGGTGGGGCTCGGCCCGGATACGTTCGATGAGCCGGAGTTCTACGCGGCCATCATCGACTACATCGCTTCCTACGACTGA
- a CDS encoding M20/M25/M40 family metallo-hydrolase has product MKRFLPLVALISCTTPSSSGPSPESSAAAASATQAALPEEVRIADLRQLTFGGENAEAYWSFDGKQLSFQSRRGDMGCDRIFRMTVDPSGQAPVEKQISSGKGATTCAHFLPGDQELIYASTQLGGDACPPKPDHSMGYVWALYDSYDIFKANADGTGLTRLTETPGYDAEGTVCAKDGSILFTSVRDGDIDLYRMDKDGKNVRRLTETPGYDGGAFFNADCTQIVWRASRPKPGKEMDDYKGLLARGLVRPSKLELFVANADGSNARQITWLNAATFAPFFHPNGKRILFSSNVGDPKGREFDIWAVDVDGSNLERITYAPGFDGFPMFSPDGKWLAFSSNRATAPGQHDTNVFLARWVEDAKPATPAAEAPADRIEKDVQFLAAPEREGRGVGTAGLEAAGKFIEARFESLGLKPAGEGGTFRQGFPVTTAVKSGAKSQVKLGGTVLPNDAYTVLGFSSQTAAQGPLVFANYGIVEPSLSVDDYAKLDVKGKIVVVRRFVPDAAPFTETDKQRRFGDLRYKAWTARERGAKALIIVDWPVAPNPPVKDWQMPSEASLPSLAPEGAGDAGIPVVVVKRAAFEPFMDKLTGRKPVDGRIEVQLDFDQSQAFNVAGLLEAGEGKLPGTIVVGAHYDHLGFGGRHSLAPDKRVPHVGADDNASGVAGLLEIARTLAANRAQLKRDVLFLAFSGEETGVLGSTHFTHLRGDGGMKQIAAMLNLDMVGRLRVSGLTVLGAESAAEWADLVGAACEKARVQCTSSGDGYGPSDHSPFYAAGVPVLHFFTGTHSDYHKPSDTADTINAAGTAQVANIVSTLVQALDGSSKLTYRKVSAPAPRGDMRSFNASLGTVPDYAGPPNGQKGMLLAGVRTGGAAEQAGLLRGDILIRLGTHPVGGVEDLMYVLNSSKPGETVTAVVLRDGKEVRLEVTFQEAKRPR; this is encoded by the coding sequence ATGAAGCGTTTCCTGCCCCTTGTTGCCCTGATCTCCTGCACCACTCCGTCGAGCAGTGGCCCGTCCCCGGAGTCCAGCGCCGCCGCGGCCTCCGCGACCCAGGCGGCTCTGCCCGAGGAAGTCCGGATCGCCGACCTCCGCCAGCTCACCTTCGGTGGCGAGAACGCCGAGGCCTACTGGTCCTTCGACGGCAAACAGCTCTCGTTCCAGTCCCGCCGCGGCGACATGGGATGCGACCGCATCTTCCGCATGACGGTGGATCCGTCCGGCCAGGCGCCCGTGGAGAAGCAGATCTCCAGCGGCAAGGGCGCGACGACGTGTGCGCACTTCCTCCCGGGTGACCAAGAGCTGATCTACGCCTCCACCCAACTGGGCGGCGACGCGTGCCCCCCGAAGCCCGACCACTCCATGGGCTACGTCTGGGCCCTCTATGACAGCTACGACATCTTCAAAGCCAACGCCGATGGGACGGGGCTGACGCGGCTCACGGAGACGCCGGGCTACGACGCGGAGGGCACCGTCTGCGCCAAGGACGGTTCCATCCTCTTCACGTCCGTGCGCGACGGGGACATCGACCTGTACCGCATGGACAAGGATGGCAAGAACGTGCGCCGGCTGACCGAGACGCCGGGCTACGACGGTGGCGCGTTCTTCAACGCGGACTGCACCCAGATCGTCTGGCGCGCCTCGCGGCCCAAGCCTGGCAAGGAGATGGACGACTACAAGGGGCTGCTGGCGCGCGGGCTGGTGCGGCCCTCGAAGCTGGAGCTGTTCGTGGCCAACGCGGACGGCTCGAATGCCCGGCAGATCACCTGGCTCAATGCCGCCACCTTCGCGCCGTTCTTCCACCCGAACGGCAAGCGCATCCTCTTCTCGTCCAACGTGGGCGATCCCAAGGGCCGCGAGTTCGACATCTGGGCCGTGGACGTGGACGGCTCGAACCTGGAGCGCATCACCTATGCGCCGGGCTTCGATGGCTTCCCCATGTTCTCGCCGGATGGCAAGTGGCTCGCGTTCTCCAGCAACCGCGCCACGGCCCCCGGCCAGCACGACACCAACGTCTTCCTCGCCCGCTGGGTGGAGGACGCAAAGCCCGCCACGCCCGCCGCCGAGGCTCCCGCGGATCGCATCGAGAAGGACGTCCAGTTCCTCGCGGCACCGGAGCGTGAGGGCCGCGGCGTCGGCACGGCGGGACTCGAGGCCGCCGGCAAGTTCATCGAGGCCCGCTTCGAGAGCCTCGGCCTGAAGCCGGCGGGGGAGGGTGGCACGTTCCGCCAGGGTTTCCCCGTGACGACCGCCGTGAAGTCCGGGGCGAAGTCCCAGGTGAAGCTGGGCGGCACCGTGCTCCCCAACGATGCCTATACCGTGCTCGGCTTCTCCTCCCAGACCGCGGCGCAGGGGCCGCTGGTGTTCGCCAACTACGGCATCGTCGAGCCGTCCCTCTCCGTGGACGACTACGCGAAGCTCGACGTGAAGGGGAAGATCGTGGTGGTGCGGCGCTTCGTTCCCGACGCCGCCCCCTTCACCGAGACCGACAAGCAGCGCCGCTTCGGTGACCTCCGCTACAAGGCGTGGACTGCGCGCGAGCGGGGCGCCAAGGCGCTCATCATCGTTGACTGGCCCGTGGCGCCTAACCCTCCGGTGAAGGACTGGCAGATGCCCTCCGAGGCGTCGCTGCCTTCGCTGGCTCCCGAGGGCGCCGGCGATGCCGGCATCCCGGTCGTGGTGGTGAAGCGCGCCGCGTTCGAGCCCTTCATGGACAAGCTGACCGGGCGCAAGCCGGTGGACGGGCGAATCGAGGTGCAGCTTGATTTCGATCAGAGCCAGGCGTTCAACGTGGCCGGGCTGCTGGAAGCAGGAGAGGGCAAGCTGCCGGGGACCATCGTGGTCGGCGCTCACTACGATCACCTGGGCTTCGGCGGGCGCCACTCGCTGGCTCCGGACAAGCGCGTGCCGCACGTGGGCGCCGATGACAACGCCTCCGGCGTGGCCGGGCTGCTCGAAATCGCTCGGACCCTTGCCGCGAACCGCGCGCAGCTCAAGCGCGACGTGCTCTTCCTGGCCTTCTCCGGCGAGGAGACCGGCGTGCTCGGCTCCACGCACTTCACACACCTGCGCGGAGATGGCGGAATGAAGCAGATCGCCGCCATGCTGAACCTGGACATGGTGGGGCGGCTGCGCGTCAGCGGGCTCACGGTGCTCGGTGCCGAGTCCGCCGCCGAGTGGGCGGACCTCGTCGGCGCCGCCTGCGAGAAGGCGCGCGTGCAGTGCACCTCCAGCGGCGATGGCTACGGCCCCAGCGATCACTCTCCGTTCTACGCAGCGGGCGTGCCGGTGCTGCACTTCTTCACGGGCACGCACTCGGACTACCACAAGCCCTCGGACACCGCGGACACCATCAACGCGGCCGGTACGGCGCAGGTGGCGAACATCGTCTCCACCCTGGTGCAGGCGCTCGATGGGAGCTCCAAGCTCACGTACCGGAAGGTGAGTGCGCCCGCGCCGCGGGGCGACATGCGCAGCTTCAACGCTTCGCTCGGCACCGTGCCGGACTACGCGGGCCCGCCCAACGGCCAGAAGGGCATGCTGCTCGCGGGGGTTCGCACGGGCGGTGCGGCGGAGCAGGCGGGCCTGCTGCGCGGTGACATCCTCATCCGGCTCGGGACGCACCCGGTGGGCGGGGTGGAGGACCTCATGTACGTGCTCAACAGCTCCAAGCCCGGCGAGACGGTGACGGCGGTGGTGCTCCGGGACGGCAAGGAGGTTCGCCTCGAGGTGACCTTCCAGGAGGCCAAGAGGCCTCGCTGA